One stretch of Rhinatrema bivittatum chromosome 8, aRhiBiv1.1, whole genome shotgun sequence DNA includes these proteins:
- the NPBWR2 gene encoding neuropeptides B/W receptor type 2 — translation METVSGANSPSAPGTTMRDSSDFSNSSGFNVTFHEPLPEFYVILPIIYSIICAVGLTGNTAVIYVILKAPKMKTVTNMFILHLAIADDLSTLVLPINIAEHLLHYWPFGKVLCKIILSIDHYNIFSSIYFLTVMSIDRYLVVLATVRSKRTPHRTYRAAKIISFLVWFLVTLIVLPFTIFADVYTDNLKIKSCGLNFPKPERLWFKASRIYTLLLGFVIPVSTICILYTAMLYKLRNMRLNSNAKALDKAKKKVTVMVFIVLAVCLFCWTPFHLATIVALTTDLQQTTFVIGISYFITSLSYANSCLNPFLYAFLDDSFWKSFRKMLECRTA, via the coding sequence ATGGAAACCGTTTCTGGAGCAAATTCCCCAAGTGCCCCTGGTACAACCATGAGAGACAGCTCAGACTTTTCTAACAGCTCGGGGTTCAACGTTACCTTTCATGAGCCTCTGCCGGAGTTCTACGTTATCCTGCCCATTATTTATTCAATCATCTGTGCAGTGGGGCTGACTGGCAACACGGCCGTTATCTATGTCATCCTGAAAGCTCCCAAGATGAAGACTGTCACCAACATGTTTATTCTCCACCTGGCCATTGCTGATGACCTCTCCACACTGGTGTTACCCATCAACATTGCAGAGCATCTACTGCATTATTGGCCCTTCGGTAAAGTGCTCTGCAAGATCATCTTGTCCATAGACCATTACAACATCTTCTCCAGCATCTACTTCCTGACAGTGATGAGCATAGACAGATACTTGGTGGTCCTGGCCACAGTCAGGTCCAAGAGGACCCCCCATCGCACTTACCGAGCGGCCAAAATCATCAGCTTCTTGGTTTGGTTCTTGGTCACCCTTATTGTCTTACCCTTCACCATCTTTGCCGACGTCTACACGGACAACCTTAAGATTAAGAGCTGTGGCCTGAACTTTCCAAAACCGGAGAGGCTGTGGTTCAAGGCAAGTCGGATCTACACCCTGTTGCTGGGTTTTGTCATTCCTGTGTCCACCATTTGTATCCTCTATACCGCCATGTTGTACAAACTGAGGAACATGAGACTCAACTCTAACGCCAAGGCCCTAGACAAAGCCAAGAAGAAGGTCACGGTGATGGTTTTCATTGTCTTGGCAGTCTGCCTCTTCTGCTGGACCCCATTCCATCTAGCCACCATTGTTGCCTTGACCACTGACTTACAGCAGACCACGTTCGTCATTGGCATCTCCTACTTCATAACCAGCTTAAGCTATGCCAATTCCTGCTTGAATCCTTTCCTGTATGCCTTTCTGGATGACAGCTTTTGGAAAAGCTTCAGAAAAATGTTGGAATGCAGAACTGCATAA